One window of Oryza brachyantha chromosome 12, ObraRS2, whole genome shotgun sequence genomic DNA carries:
- the LOC102722351 gene encoding 40S ribosomal protein S9-2-like, whose translation MVHVSFYRNYGKTFKKPRRPYEKERLDAELKLVGEYGLRCKRELWRVQYALSRIRNAARHLLTLDEKNPRRIFEGEALLRRMNRYGLLAEGQNKLDYVLALTAENFLARRLQTLVFKAGMAKSIHHARVLIRQRHIRVGRQIVNVPSFMVRLESEKHIDFSLTSPFGGGPPGRVKRKNMKKASGGGDGGGDDDEE comes from the exons ATGGTGCACGTCAGCTTCTACCGCAACT ATGGTAAGACTTTCAAGAAACCGAGGCGTCCTTATGAGAAGGAGCGTCTTGATGCAGAACTCAAGCTGGTGGGTGAGTACGGACTGAGGTGCAAGCGCGAGCTGTGGAGGGTTCAGTATGCGTTGAGCCGCATCCGTAATGCTGCAAGGCACTTGCTTACACTGGATGAGAAGAACCCCCGCCGTATCTTTGAGGGTGaggctctgctccgccgcatGAACCGCTATGGGCTTCTCGCTGAGGGTCAGAACAAGCTTGATTACGTCCTTGCTCTTACTGCTGAGAACTTCCTTGCAAGGCGTCTCCAGACTCTTGTCTTCAAGGCTGGCATGGCCAAGTCCATTCACCATGCTCGTGTCTTGATCAGGCAACGCCACATCAG GGTTGGCAGGCAAATCGTCAATGTCCCATCTTTCATGGTGAGGCTGGAGTCTGAGAAGCACATCGACTTCTCGCTGACAAGCCCGTTCGGTGGAGGCCCTCCTGGCAGAGTGAAGAGAAAGAACATGAAGAAGgccagcggcggtggcgatggtggtggcgatgatgatgaggagTAA
- the LOC102722631 gene encoding putative pumilio homolog 8, chloroplastic, which yields MKVDTEMERLLEEIPMLHHGDLLGDGGGGFEVSCLIRELAEMGVVEGDGEGEGDGVAAAEMGWFGGGGGGATSPTSSLCFFGNEGFPPVSRPFAVDRRRVDAPRPAASLFDPFSGFCSGVFVDGAAAAAVDQDGWDVRCSPPPPPQPQPHARGRSKAARRKGGCAPPAPAAASPKKCGAAARYESLAGLRGFMYHIARDQHGCRFLQQRLDDGKREVDFIFSGVARHAVELMVNPFGNYLMQKLLAVCDDEQRMAIVINLTKDPLVLVRISLNVHGTRAVQKLIESLGTREEIQLVVEALRPGFLELIKDPNGNHVVQRCLQSFDANDNKPIFEAAAVHCLDIGMQCHGCCVLQRCIARSGGEQREKLVAAIAANGFELAQDAYGNYVVQYVIDLKVPTANAALTKQFQGRYIHLSMQKFSSNVVEKCLKVFKEADKATIILELLAAPHFEQLLQHPFANYVIYSAIQNSKGSLHSALTNAIRPHVELLRTSPYCKRIYSRALLKK from the exons atgaaggTGGATACGGAGATGGAGAGGCTGCTGGAGGAGATCCCGATGCTGCACCACGGCGACCTGCTCGGAGACGGTGGTGGCGGGTTCGAGGTTTCTTGCCTTATCAGGGAGCTGGCGGAGATGGGGGTGGTGGAGGGggacggggagggggagggggatggcgtcgccgccgccgagatggGGTggtttggtggtggtggtgggggtgcgacgtcgccgacgtccAGCCTCTGTTTCTTCGGCAACGAGGGGTTCCCGCCGGTGTCGCGGCCGTTCGCTGTCGACAGGCGCCGCGTCGACGCgccccggccggcggcgtcgctgtTCGACCCGTTCTCCGGGTTCTGCTCCGGCGTCttcgtcgacggcgccgccgccgccgccgttgacCAGGACGGATGGGACGTCaggtgctcgccgccgccgccgccgcagccgcagccgcatgCGAGGGGGCGGAGcaaggcggcgaggaggaagggcgggtgcgcgccgccggctcccgcggcggcgagccccaagaagtgcggcgcggcggcgaggtacgAGAGCCTCGCCGGGCTGCGCGGGTTCATGTACCACATCGCCAGGGACCAGCACGGGTGCAGGTTCCTGCAGCagcggctagacgacggcaAGCGCGAGGTCGACTTCATCTTCTCCggcgtcgcgcgccacgccgtCGAGCTGATGGTGAACCCCTTCGGCAACTACCTCATGCAGAAGCTGCTCGCCGTCTGCGACGACGAGCAGAGGATGGCCATCGTCATCAACCTCACCAAGGACCCCCTCGTGCTCGTCAGGATCTCCCTCAACGTCCACGG GACAAGGGCAGTGCAGAAGCTGATTGAGAGCCTGGGGACAAGGGAGGAGATCCAGCTCGTCGTCGAGGCGCTGCGCCCCGGGTTCTTGGAGCTCATCAAGGATCCTAATGGCAATCATGTTGTGCAGAGGTGCTTGCAATCGTTTGATGCCAATGACAACAAG CCGATCTTCGAAGCTGCTGCCGTTCACTGTCTCGATATTGGGATGCAATGCCATGGCTGCTGCGTCCTGCAGCGGTGCATTGCTCGTTCAGGTGGTGAGCAAAGGGAGAAGCTGGTTGCCGCAATTGCTGCGAATGGATTCGAGCTTGCGCAAGATGCCTATGG GAACTATGTGGTTCAGTATGTAATAGATTTGAAGGTTCCAACTGCAAATGCAGCTCTTACAAAACAGTTCCAGGGCAGGTACATTCACCTCTCCATGCAGAAGTTCAGCAGCAATGTGGTTGAGAAATGCCTGAAAGTCTTCAAGGAGGCTGACAAGGCTACTATCATCCTGGAGCTCCTTGCTGCGCCACACTTTGAGCAGTTGCTCCAGCATCCATTTGCAAACTATGTCATCTACTCAGCTATCCAGAACTCCAAG GGATCACTCCACTCTGCACTGACGAACGCGATCCGCCCTCATGTCGAACTGCTCAGGACTAGTCCCTACTGCAAGAGGATCTATTCTCGAGCATTGCTGAAGAAGTGA